AAACACGGCTTGTTCCCAATCAATGGGGAATTCCGGAGCCGGAAAGTAATATGGCAAACGAGGCGGTTCGGTTCGACTATGTGATCGTGCCGTTGCTTTACGCCGATCATCTCGGCAACAGAGTAGGTTACGGCAAAGGTTTCTACGACCGTTTCTTTGCCGAAATCAATCCCGAAGTAAAGAAAATCGGGTTGAATTTCTTTCCGCCAAATGAAAAAATCGATGACGTGTGGGAAAATGACATTCCGTTAGATTACCTCGTAACGCCTACAGATGTGCTGTCTTTCACCGGCAAACCATCGAAATTCACGAAATAGAACTTGAATTCTTTCTTGAATTTCACTGGCGACGGTTTTAAAACATATTGCGCGTTTCGTTCGAAAATCCCGATAGAACGGTTCGCTTCGTCAAAATATTCAACTGCAAATTTGGCGAAATCAAGTGTATCGCTGCCCACAACTACTTTAGAGACTGCTATATTCCCCACTTTGGCTGCGTTTACATTAAAGCTGTCCAACTCTTGTAGGATGCGCTGTAGCTTTGCCGAATCATCTTCAATGAAGTAGCTTTTCATTTGGGAATAGATTACCGAATCGATTTCTGTATCGCGGTTTCCTGAGGTGTAAAGCGTGGAAAGATCAAGTAACTCCTGTATTTTCTGTTTCGTAATCTGCGCTATGGCTTGGGCGCTATCCATTTTATTGACAGGGTACGAAGATTTATTGTTGTTATTCCGTATTTTTTCGAGGTCAGACATTTCGGGTTTGTCCTGTGTACAGGCTCCAAAGATCAGTACGCAAACGAAAAGAAATGTGGCGAACGGCTTATTTATTTTTTTCATTATTGGCAATTTTAAATTTGATCATCATTATTTTCCCGGTTTTATCAGTTTGTGTATCAATCACTTCTAAGTTTTCAAGCGAAGTGGAAGGTAAAGTTACCAAATTTATATAACGTTGTTTATCCATAGTTTCAACACCATAAAACTCATTATCGAACACCTGATAGATTAGGGCATTGTGGCTGATGAGATAATTAAGGCGCTCCCTTTTTTTCTTCAGGTCGGTAATGGATTTTGAGTAGTAGAAAAGCATGATCGCGTAATCATTGGGTTTCAACTCAATGTTTTCGGCTTCGGGCGCGGTTTCAAGATTTCTTTGTATGGTATCGGTCCTGTAATAAGGCGAAGACACTACCATGGTGAGGTTCTTTGATTTTGTGGTATAAACAAAGGGTTCGTTTGGCTTGGCGACATACAGTATCGGCGATTCGTTTTCCTTCAGTATCTGTACCTGTAGCTCGGCATTGATTTTCGAGTTTCGGTCGGCATCAATAAAGCTGTAGTAATATTTTTTGCTAAATAGTTCATCCTTGAAAATAAGCAGACCGACTAAAATGGCAAGCACTGCCGAAATACCCAACCAGAGATATTTTGTCAGTAAAGAAACAGTGGTTTTTTTCTCTGGGAGATCGTAAGTGGATAAAGTGCCGTTGTTTTGATTAATTGATTGATTATCAGTGTTTGTATTTTGTAAAACGGCTTTTTCGGCTTCGTGAATTTGCCTTTCTGTGGGATTTTCGACCTCCGTTACAGCTATTTTATCATTTTTTTCAAGCAAGGGTTCAAGTGTCTGTTCAACCGCAGGGTTGTTTGATGATTCTTCTGCATCCAGTAAAATCTCATCTGCGAAAAGGTGATTCTTTTTAAAATCGTACCATGACACGTAACCTGCATAAACAGACAGGATATTGAGCATGTCGATGCGCGGGAGCTTAGTCACCGGCGAGTTTTTGAAATAAGTATAAAAGGTTTTTTCGCTGATGTTTCCCTTGGCTTTTTTCCGCAGATCTTCCTGAAAGTAGATGATATCGATGCCTTTCCATTTCGAAATGTCATCGAAAGAGGGGGTGTGGGTCGCCAGATACTGCTTCTGAACCTCTTTTTTAAGCTGTTCAAAGTGTAATAAATCTAAATCGCTCAATTGCTGATTTTTATTAAAGTACTGATAATCAGTAGTTGATATTTGTAAAACTGTTTTACAAAGATATTACAATTAATTTTCTGACACAAATTTTCCTGCTGCCATACCTTTGTCCTGTTCGAATTGATGAAATACGGACAACTAAATTTTAAAACAACAAAACAATTAATTTTTAATTATTATGAAAAAGTCATTATTCGTAGCTGGTATCGCTGCTTTAGCTCTTGTAGCTTGTAACAAATCTGAAACTGTAGAAACTGCTAACGCTTCTGATTCTGCAACTGCTGCTCTTGCTGATTCTGCTGCTGTTGTAGCTGATTCTGCTGCTGCTGTTGTTGATTCTGCTGCTGCTGTAACTGTAGATGCTGCTGCTGATGCTGCTTCTGCTACTACTGCTGCTGGTGCTGATGCTGCTAAAGATGCTGCTGGTACTGCAGGTGATGCTGCAAAAGGTGCTGCTGACGCTGCTGCTGGTGCTGCTAACGATGTAAAAAATGCTACTAAGTAATTAGTAATATCTTACAACACAAAGCCGTTTCTCCCAGAGAAACGGTTTTTTTTATTTTAATCATCAATCGTTAGCCGATGATTTTTGTCGTAAGATCTCGTAACAGCTAATAGCCACCGCATTGCTTAAGTTAAGTGAGTCGATGGTGCCCACCATAGGTATCAATACATTTTTACCTTTCCCTACCCAAAAATCACTGATGCCGGAATGTTCGGTGCCAAAAATCAATGCAGATTTTCCTGTAAAATTATTTTTATAAAGGTCTGTCGCATCATTTGACATCTTTGTGGTGAATATTTCTACTTGCTGTTCAGTAAGAAATTCTGCGAGCAACGCATTGTCACACTGGTACACAGCCATCCCGAATAAGCACCCAACGCTCGAGCGAATGACATTTGGGTTATAGAAATCGACTTTTGGGTCTGTTATCACCAACGCATCTATACCAAATGCTTCGCAGCTACGCAGAATGGCGCCTAGGTTTCCGGGTTTCTCGACACTTTCAACGATAATTACAGTAGCATTATCCTTTAAAATAAGTGTGTTTAGCGTATGCGCTTTGGTTTTATATATGCCGATGATTCCTTCAGAGGTGCCGCGGTAGGCGATTTTATCATACACTTTCTCGCTGATGAAGAGGGTTTTTGCATCCGGGATTCCATCTTGATAAAGATCTTCACAAATGAAGAATTCTAAAGGTTCATAGCCAAAATGTAACGCACGTTGGTTTTCTTGTTTTCCTTCTACCGCGAAAGTGCCCGATTTTTTTCTAAAACGGTTATCGGTAAGTAGCCGGGAAAGGTGTTTTATTTTATCGTTCTGTAAACTTTCAATCATTTTGGCTTATGGGTTTTCATGCTCAGCATCTTCGGTATTGGCTCTTTCCAACAATTGTGCGGGGAGATTTTTCTTTGATTTTACTCCCAACCGCTTAAGTTTTTCCGCGGACCTTACCAAATTGCCGTTTCCGGTAGATAGTTTTTTCATGGCACTTTCGTAATCTTGTTTGGCGCTTTCCATTTTCTTCCCCACATTTAGCAGGTCTGACACGAAACCTTCAAACTTATCGTACAGTGCCGCGGCTTGGCGTGCAATTTCTTCGGCATTCTGGTTCTGGTCGGCACGTTTCCAAACGTCGGAAATCAATTTTAAATAGGCAATCAGGTTAGTCGGACTCAGCAGGATGACATGTTTATGATACGCGTAGTTCCAGAGTTGCTGGTCGTATTGCACGGCGGTGAGGAACGCAGGCTCTACCGGAATAAACATGATCGTGAAATCCAGCGCTTCCTTCAGGTTATCGTACCGTTTCAGCGCCAGCGTGTCAATATGTTTTTTGATGGCTGCGATGTGCAGGCCAAGATTATGTTTCCGGTCATCTTCGGTTTCGGCGGAACACATACGTTCATAGGCATTCAGCGAAACTTTTGAATCGATGATAACAATCTGGTTTCCGGGAAGTTTTAGTACAAAGTCGGGCCTTTGGTTTTCGCCAGATTCGGTCTTGATATTATATTGCGAGAAATATTCGCGGTCTTTGCAAAGCCCCGAATCTTCCAAAATTCTTTCCAAGATCATCTCACCCCAGTTACCTTGCGTTTTGGTTTGCCCTTTCAGTGCGGTCGCCAGGTTGTTGGCTTCCTGGCTTACTTTGGTGGTCTGCTCCATCATCAGTTTGATGGTATTGTTTAGTGAAAATCGCTCGCGGGCTTCATTGTCATAAACCTCGTTTACCCGTTTTTTAAAGGTTTCAAGGTTTTCACCTAAGGGCTTCAATAAAGTATCGAGGTTTTCACGGTTTGCCTCAGTGAATTTTTTAGATTTTTCCTCTAAAATTTCGTTGGCCAGATTTTTAAATTCATTCTTCGCCATTTCCTGAATTTTTTCTATTTCTTCCCGCTGATTTTTCAGCGATTGCTGCAGGTTTTCATTGATGGCCGTAAGTTCGGCATTCTTAGCAAAAAGGTCCTGCTTTTCTATTTGCAGGCTCTCGATCTGCGACAGTTGGCGCTGATGATTTTCTTTCTGTTCCTGCGACTGGTTTTGCAATGTGGCGTGTTCGGCAGTAATTCGTGAAAAGTCTTGCCGTTGCTGATTCAGGATTTCGTTTTGCTGGCGGTTTGCAGATCTTTCCTGTTCAATAAGGGCCTCCAGCTCATTTATTCTGTTGGCATGGTTTTGTAAATCTGCAGTATTGCGAATGAAATTATTGTTGAGTTCATCATAAAGCTGACGCGAAACGTGCGCGGATTTTACAATGAAATACAACAACGCGGCACCCAAAATAGCCCCGAGTATAAGTCCGATAAGTAGCGTGGTGATTTCCATTTTTCAAAAGTAGGAAGAAAAAAGATTATTTTGACATCAATCAATAATGAAGTCGAGGATGTTTATTCTTTAATCCTCAAGAATTCCTTAGCAAGTTCGATCATTTTAGGGTCACCGGTGTGTTTGCCAGGCTCGTCTGAAAGTTTTACTGTGGGGATCCAGTCGCCGGTGATGGATCTGGCAGCGGTAAGTTTCATCACAATATTCATCGGTTTTACACCGACATCGTTGGTAAGGTTGGTCCCGATCCCGAAAGAAATCCCGATTTTTCCGCGACATGCAGCGGTGATTTCGGTTACTTTTTCCATATTCAATCCATCAGAAAATATGATGTATTTAAACAAAGGGTTTACACCGTTTTTATGGTAATGGGCAATGGTTTTTTCGGCAAATTCGATGGGATCTCCGCTGTCATGCCGAACGCCATCAAAAAGTTTGGCGAATTTTTTATCAAACTGCTGAAAGAAGACTTCTGTGGTGTAAGTGTCGGAAAGCGCTACTCCCAGGTCGCCACGATACACATCCACCCAATGCTCCAGCGAAAGTGCGTTGGCCATTTTGAAACCGTATTCGGCGGCGTGGAACATGAACCATTCGTGTGCGTGGGTGCCAATCGGCTTTACGCCATACTTCATCGCGAAATGTATATTTGATGAACCAATGAATTTGGTGGTTTTACTTTGGATAAGCGCTTCCATCACCAGATCGTGCACTTTGTAGGAATGTCTTCTGCGGGTGCCGAACTCCGCGAAATTTACACCGAGACGATGCAGTTCCTCGGCTTTTTGATGAGTTTTCTGTATGATTGTTTCATCCGGCTCGCGTTCAAAGTTATTCATCTGGTAATGCAGTTCAGAAATCAGTGCCAGTAGAGGGACTTCCCAAAGGATGGTGCGATACCATTCGCCTTCCACGGTTACTTCCAAGTCATTACCGGCTTGCCGGATCTGTACTTCTGCCGGATCGTACTGGTAGCCGGCGAGAAAATCAAGGTAGGGAAGATCCAGATAAGGGCAGGTGAGGCGCAAATATTCCTTTTCAGCTTTCGTTAGTTTTAAATCAGCCATTGCGTGGACAGACTTGCGCAATTCTTCAGCAAAGTTTTCGGGGAAGAAATGGTTTCCGCGGTTGATGAACTGGTACTTAACCCGTTCGTTGGGGAAGAGTTTTACCACGGCATTTTGCATGGTGATTTTGTAAAAATCATTATCCAGAATTGATCTTAAGCGGACCTCTGTCATACCTTATATATATTAAAACAAATGTAGAGATTTCGCCAATAAAAAATCGCCCTCAGGGAAGGCGATTCGTATTAAGTTTTTAAAGAGAATTATTTCCCGAGGTAAGAGTTGTACATCCATACTTCTTTTTCCTGCTCGGTGATATAGTCGCTCATCTGCGAATTGGTTCCCTCGTCGCCGGCCTTTTCGGTTATTTCGAGCAGGTCGCGCTGCAGATCAATTACGATTTTGAATGAGGCCAGAATGTTTTCCACACATTTGTTGCCATCAGAGACTTCACGGCTTTCTTTAATGGTAGAGACGGCCAGATAATCGGAATAGTTATGGTTCGGGACAGCGCCTAAAGTAAGGATTCTTTCTGCAATCTCATCAATCTTAAGGACGAGGTTGTTATATAGTTCCTCGAATTTTGGGTGAAGGGTAAAGAAATCGTTTCCTTTGATATTCCAGTGTGCCCCGCGGGTGTTCTGGTAAAATACCGAGTAGTTGGCCAAAAGTTCGTTTAGCTTTTCAGCGATGGATTGGCAGTCGGTTTCCTGTAGACCAATAATTTTAGCGTTATTCATAATGTTTACTTTTATACAAAGGTAGCAAACACCGTGCAGCTTTCAAAATGGGTGTATACAGATGCAACTATACGGCTTGGATTTATGTTATACCATGATTCCAGCTTAAAAGGGTTTCCACATATTCATAAATAAAAAAACTTAAGTTTTTACCAAGATGATGAATGACTTAATATAAATATACACAACAATCGATGGAACTATTGCTTTTTACCGCGTAATAAACAGCTATCTTGATGATTGACAGTTAAAAAAGCAGTTGATTTTAGGATTTCTGTTTGCAGGTTTGAAATTTATCCCTACTTTTGCACCCTAAAATAAAAAGCAATTAAATGCCTACTATTCAACAATTAGTTAGAAAAGGAAGAGTCGCACTTACCAAGAAGAGTAAATCGGCTGCCCTTGATTCCTGTCCACAAAGACGAGGTGTATGTACAAGAGTATATACTACCACCCCGAAGAAACCTAACTCTGCACTTAGAAAAGTTGCAAGGGTAAGACTTTCTAACGGGAAAGAAGTCAACGCTTATATCCCGGGCGAAGGACACAATCTTCAGGAGCACTCGATAGTATTGGTACGCGGAGGGAGGGTGAAAGACCTACCGGGAGTACGTTATCACATTGTTCGTGGAGCTTTGGATACTGCAGGAGTAAACGGAAGAACTCAGAGAAGATCCAAGTACGGAGCTAAGAGACCTAAGCCAGGTCAGGCAGCTGCTGCACCTGCAAAAGGCAAGAAAAAGTAATCATTAAATTTTAAAGAAACGAAACAATGAGAAAGACGAAAGCGAAAAAAAGACCGTTGTTACCGGATCCTAAGTTTAATGATCAACTGGTAACTAGATTTGTGAACAACCTGATGCTTGACGGTAAAAAGTCAATCGCATTCAAAATATTCTATGATGCATTAGATATCGTAGAAAGCAAAAAAGGAGAGAACGAAAAAACTTCTCTTGAAATCTGGAAAGATGCCCTTACCAACGTAATGCCACACGTAGAAGTACGTTCACGCAGAATCGGTGGTGCTAACTTCCAGATCCCAATGCCAATTCGTGCTGACAGAAAAATCTCTATGGCGATGAAGTGGTTAATCAAATATTCTAAAGCTAGAAACGATAAATCAATGGCTCAGAAATTGGCTGCTGAAGTTATCGCTGCTGCAAAAGAAGAAGGTGCTGCTTACAAAAAGAAAACAGACACTCACAGAATGGCTGAAGCAAACAAAGCATTTTCACACTTTAAATTCTAATCTGAAATGGCAAGAGATCTTACCCTTACAAGAAATATTGGTATCGCTGCTCACATTGATGCGGGGAAAACCACCACGACAGAAAGAATTCTATTTTATTCCGGAAAAAACCACAAAATCGGTGAAACTCACGAAGGCGGTGCAACTACCGACTGGATGGAGCAGGAAGCTGAAAGAGGGATTACCATTACATCTGCAGCAGTAACTGTAGACTGGAAATTCCCTACTGAGCAAGGTAAAGCACTTCCGGATGCAAAAAACTATCACTTTAATATCATCGATACACCGGGACACGTTGACTTTACCGTTGAGGTAAACCGTTCTCTTAGAGTATTAGATGGTCTTGTATTCCTTTTCTCTGCAGTAGACGGCGTAGAGCCTCAGTCTGAAACGAACTGGAGACTTGCTGATAACTACAACGTAGCTCGTATGGGCTTCGTGAACAAGATGGACCGTCAGGGAGCTGACTTCCTGAACGTATGTAAGCAAGTAAAAGAAATGCTTGGTTCTAACGCAGTTCCAATTGTTCTTCCAATCGGTGATGAAGCAGATTTCAAAGGTGTGGTAGACCTCGTGAAAAACCGTGCAATGGTTTGGCATGATGAAAATCACGGATCTACTTTTGATATCGTAGACATCCCTGCTGAAATGGCTGACGAAGTAAAGCAGTTCAGAGCTCAGTTGATCGAAGAGATCGCTGCGTATGACGAAAACCTTCTTGAGAAATTCATGGAGGACGAAAACTCCATCACTGAAGAAGAAATCCACGCCGCGCTTAGAGCTGCAACACTGGATATGAGCATCATCCCGATGACTTGTGGTTCTTCATTCAAAAACAAAGGTGTACAGTTCATGCTAGATGCGGTTTGCCGTTACCTTCCTTCTCCAATGGATAAAGAAGCGATCAATGGTACTGATCCTAAAACTGATGAGCCGATTTCCAGAAAACCTTCAGTAGCTGAACCTTTCTCTGCACTGGCATTTAAAATCGCTACAGACCCATTTGTAGGTCGCCTGGCATTTTTCAGAGCTTATTCAGGACGTCTTGATGCAGGTTCATATATCCTTAATACAAGAACAAACAACCGCGAAAGAATCTCCCGTATCTTCCAGATGCACGCGAACAAGCAAGAGCCAATCGAGTTCATCGAGGCTGGAGATATTGGTGCGGCTGTAGGTTTTAAAGATATCAAAACCGGTGATACACTTTGTGATGAGAAGAACCCAATTATTCTAGAATCTATGGTGTTCCCAGATCCGGTAATTGGTATCGCTGTAGAGCCTAAAACTAAGGCTGACCAGGATAAAATGGGTAACGCTTTGGCTAAACTGGCTGAAGAAGATCCTACTTTCACCGTGAAAACTGACGAAGCTTCAGGGCAGACGATCATCTCCGGTATGGGGGAACTTCACCTCGATATCATTGTGGACCGTATGAGAAGAGAGTTTAAGGTAGAGGTAAACCAAGGGCAGCCACAGGTTGAATACAAAGAAAACCTTACAACTACTACCAACCACAGAGAAGTTTATAAAAAGCAGTCTGGTGGTCGTGGTAAATTCGCGGACATCGTATTTGAACTGGGTCCAACAGAAGACGGAAAATCTGGTCTTGAATTCGTAAACGAAATTAAAGGTGGTAACATTCCGAAAGAATTTATCCCTTCAGTTGAAAAAGGATTCAAAGAAGCGATGAAAAACGGTCCTTTAGCAGGATTTGAGATTGACGGAATTAAAGTTGTACTTAAAGACGGATCTTTCCACGCGGTAGACTCTGACCAACTTTCCTTCGAACTTGCTGCTAAGATGGGCTTCAAAGAAGCTGGTAAAAAAGCGAAGCCTGTTATCATGGAGCCTATTATGAAGCTGGAGGTTGTAACTCCGGAAGAATATATGGGTGACATCGTAGGTGACCTTAACCGTAGAAGAGGTACTGTTAACGGTATGGACGACAGAAACAACGCGAAAGTTATCAAAGCCTTCGTTCCTCTTTCTGAAATGTTCGGATACGTAACTTCCTTAAGAACTTTATCTTCTGGTAGAGCTACATCTTCAATGGAATTCGAAAAGTATGAAGCAGCTCCACAAAACGTTGCTGAATCTGTAATCGAAAAAGCGAGAGGTTAATTATTTAAATTTAGATTAAAATGTCACAAAGAATCAGAATAAAATTAAAATCTTACGATTACAATTTGGTAGATAAGTCTGCTGAGAAAATCGTGAGAACGGTAAAAGCAACAGGCGCTGTAGTAAACGGGCCGATCCCTTTGCCAACGAACAAAAGAATCTTCACCGTTCTTCGTTCTCCACACGTAAACAAGAAGGCCAGAGAGCAGTTCCAGCTTTCAGCTCATAAGAGACTGATGGATATCTACTCCTCATCTTCCAAAACTGTTGATGCCCTTATGAAATTAGAGCTTCCTTCAGGAGTTGACGTAGAAATTAAAGTGTGATTTTGGCGGCTTGCTTTTAGCCAATCGCTATCAGCTATCAACCAGAAGCCACTTTGCTATGATAGAAATTCCCTTTTCGCATGAAGAGGGAATTTTTATTTATTCCTCTCAAAAGGTAATCTTACATCATTTTCCCAGGAGGTACATCAATGATATTATTAGAAACATCCATCATAGCCAATGCGTCTAATCGATCCGCGAAGTTTTAGCAGCTAGGTTTAATTGCATTCGCTTGATTGTACAACCTGCTCATTTTCAAAATATTTTCAGGGTAATACTTGTCAGTTCAGAAATTATTCATAAATTTGCACACTCAATTTAGGGAAGAAGTATGCCTATTTCAAACGTAGAAATCACCTCGCCCTGTGTTGATCACCGTGAACACATATAATATATATAAATAATGTCAGGTATTATTGGTAAAAAAATCGGGATGACTTCCCTGTTCGACGAGAACGGCAAAAATATGCCGTGTACCGTTATTCAGGCTGGTCCTTGCTCGGTTTTACAGGTCAGAACCGTAGAAAAAGATGGGTACAAATCTGCTCAGCTTGGTTTCGATGACAAGAGTGAAAAGAACGTTGGTAAAGCGTTAGCCGGCCACTTCAAAAAGGCAGGTTCTACTCCTAAAGCTAAATTGGTTGAATTCTATCATGAATTCGTAGACAAATTAAACGTAGGAGACGAAGTAAAAGTTGATTTGTTCGCAGAAGGTGAATTCGTTGACGTAACAGGTACTTCAAAAGGTAAAGGTTTCCAAGGGGTTGTTAAAAGGCACAACTTCGGTGGGGTAATGCAGGCAACTCATGGTCAGCACAACAGATTGAGAGCCCCAGGTTCCATCGGTGCAGGATCAGATCCGTCAAGAGTATTCAAAGGAATGCGTATGGCTGGAAGAATGGGTGGTAAGCAGGTTACTGTACAAAACCTTCAGGTGTTAAAAGTAGATCAAGAGCAAAATCTTTTAGTAGTAAAAGGTGCTGTTCCGGGAGCAAAAAATTCTTATGTAATTATCAGAAAATGGAACTAGTAGTATTCAATACATCAGGAAAAGAAACCGGAAGAACAGTTGAGCTAGACGAAGCAATCTTCGGCATTGAGCCTAACCAGCACGCGGTTTACTTAGAAGTGAAGCAATATCTTGCCGCTCAGCGTCAGGGTACACATAAATCAAAAGAAAGAAGCGAAATCACTGCTTCTACAAGAAAGCTTAAGAAACAGAAAGGATCCGGATCTGCGAGATATGGTGACATCAAGTCCCCAACTTTCAAAGGTGGAGGTAGAGTTTTTGGTCCTAAACCAAGAGACTACCGTTTCAAACTGAACAAAGCTTTGAAGAGATTAGCTAAAAAATCTGTGCTTTCTCAAAAAATGAGAGATAATTCTATTAAAGTTCTTGAAGCATTCAACTTCGATGCTCCAAAAACTAAAGAATTTATCAACTTGAACAACGCACTAGGTTTCGAAGGTAAAAAATCATTGTATATCTTGCCTGAAGCTAACAAGAATGTATACTTATCTTCAAGAAACTTACCAAAAACTAAAGTTTTGACTTATAACGAGATCAGCTCTTACGATTTGGTACATGCAGGTGAGATTGTATTTTTAGAAGGTGCTATCGAGAAATTTCAGGAAAACTTAAGAAAATAAATCATGTCAGTTATCATTAAACCAATCATTTCAGAAAAAGCAAATTACCTTACAGATTTGAGAGGTGCTTATTCTTTCTTCGTTAACACGAAGGCGAATAAAATCCAAATCAAAAATGCGGTAGAGCAAGCTTACGGTGTGAAAGTGGCGGACGTAAGAACCATGATTTA
This DNA window, taken from Chryseobacterium sp. 6424, encodes the following:
- a CDS encoding 5-formyltetrahydrofolate cyclo-ligase; this encodes MTKTEIRKIYRQKRESLSAEEIGTLSLLIFENFSRFFQLEKGQNIHCFLTATGKNEVQTQLFIEYFQKCQCHIFVPKVVDGKMDSIELLPETRLVPNQWGIPEPESNMANEAVRFDYVIVPLLYADHLGNRVGYGKGFYDRFFAEINPEVKKIGLNFFPPNEKIDDVWENDIPLDYLVTPTDVLSFTGKPSKFTK
- a CDS encoding TrmH family RNA methyltransferase, with amino-acid sequence MIESLQNDKIKHLSRLLTDNRFRKKSGTFAVEGKQENQRALHFGYEPLEFFICEDLYQDGIPDAKTLFISEKVYDKIAYRGTSEGIIGIYKTKAHTLNTLILKDNATVIIVESVEKPGNLGAILRSCEAFGIDALVITDPKVDFYNPNVIRSSVGCLFGMAVYQCDNALLAEFLTEQQVEIFTTKMSNDATDLYKNNFTGKSALIFGTEHSGISDFWVGKGKNVLIPMVGTIDSLNLSNAVAISCYEILRQKSSAND
- the rmuC gene encoding DNA recombination protein RmuC, with the translated sequence MEITTLLIGLILGAILGAALLYFIVKSAHVSRQLYDELNNNFIRNTADLQNHANRINELEALIEQERSANRQQNEILNQQRQDFSRITAEHATLQNQSQEQKENHQRQLSQIESLQIEKQDLFAKNAELTAINENLQQSLKNQREEIEKIQEMAKNEFKNLANEILEEKSKKFTEANRENLDTLLKPLGENLETFKKRVNEVYDNEARERFSLNNTIKLMMEQTTKVSQEANNLATALKGQTKTQGNWGEMILERILEDSGLCKDREYFSQYNIKTESGENQRPDFVLKLPGNQIVIIDSKVSLNAYERMCSAETEDDRKHNLGLHIAAIKKHIDTLALKRYDNLKEALDFTIMFIPVEPAFLTAVQYDQQLWNYAYHKHVILLSPTNLIAYLKLISDVWKRADQNQNAEEIARQAAALYDKFEGFVSDLLNVGKKMESAKQDYESAMKKLSTGNGNLVRSAEKLKRLGVKSKKNLPAQLLERANTEDAEHENP
- the pncB gene encoding nicotinate phosphoribosyltransferase; this translates as MTEVRLRSILDNDFYKITMQNAVVKLFPNERVKYQFINRGNHFFPENFAEELRKSVHAMADLKLTKAEKEYLRLTCPYLDLPYLDFLAGYQYDPAEVQIRQAGNDLEVTVEGEWYRTILWEVPLLALISELHYQMNNFEREPDETIIQKTHQKAEELHRLGVNFAEFGTRRRHSYKVHDLVMEALIQSKTTKFIGSSNIHFAMKYGVKPIGTHAHEWFMFHAAEYGFKMANALSLEHWVDVYRGDLGVALSDTYTTEVFFQQFDKKFAKLFDGVRHDSGDPIEFAEKTIAHYHKNGVNPLFKYIIFSDGLNMEKVTEITAACRGKIGISFGIGTNLTNDVGVKPMNIVMKLTAARSITGDWIPTVKLSDEPGKHTGDPKMIELAKEFLRIKE
- a CDS encoding Dps family protein, translating into MNNAKIIGLQETDCQSIAEKLNELLANYSVFYQNTRGAHWNIKGNDFFTLHPKFEELYNNLVLKIDEIAERILTLGAVPNHNYSDYLAVSTIKESREVSDGNKCVENILASFKIVIDLQRDLLEITEKAGDEGTNSQMSDYITEQEKEVWMYNSYLGK
- the rpsL gene encoding 30S ribosomal protein S12, coding for MPTIQQLVRKGRVALTKKSKSAALDSCPQRRGVCTRVYTTTPKKPNSALRKVARVRLSNGKEVNAYIPGEGHNLQEHSIVLVRGGRVKDLPGVRYHIVRGALDTAGVNGRTQRRSKYGAKRPKPGQAAAAPAKGKKK
- the rpsG gene encoding 30S ribosomal protein S7; this translates as MRKTKAKKRPLLPDPKFNDQLVTRFVNNLMLDGKKSIAFKIFYDALDIVESKKGENEKTSLEIWKDALTNVMPHVEVRSRRIGGANFQIPMPIRADRKISMAMKWLIKYSKARNDKSMAQKLAAEVIAAAKEEGAAYKKKTDTHRMAEANKAFSHFKF
- the fusA gene encoding elongation factor G; the encoded protein is MARDLTLTRNIGIAAHIDAGKTTTTERILFYSGKNHKIGETHEGGATTDWMEQEAERGITITSAAVTVDWKFPTEQGKALPDAKNYHFNIIDTPGHVDFTVEVNRSLRVLDGLVFLFSAVDGVEPQSETNWRLADNYNVARMGFVNKMDRQGADFLNVCKQVKEMLGSNAVPIVLPIGDEADFKGVVDLVKNRAMVWHDENHGSTFDIVDIPAEMADEVKQFRAQLIEEIAAYDENLLEKFMEDENSITEEEIHAALRAATLDMSIIPMTCGSSFKNKGVQFMLDAVCRYLPSPMDKEAINGTDPKTDEPISRKPSVAEPFSALAFKIATDPFVGRLAFFRAYSGRLDAGSYILNTRTNNRERISRIFQMHANKQEPIEFIEAGDIGAAVGFKDIKTGDTLCDEKNPIILESMVFPDPVIGIAVEPKTKADQDKMGNALAKLAEEDPTFTVKTDEASGQTIISGMGELHLDIIVDRMRREFKVEVNQGQPQVEYKENLTTTTNHREVYKKQSGGRGKFADIVFELGPTEDGKSGLEFVNEIKGGNIPKEFIPSVEKGFKEAMKNGPLAGFEIDGIKVVLKDGSFHAVDSDQLSFELAAKMGFKEAGKKAKPVIMEPIMKLEVVTPEEYMGDIVGDLNRRRGTVNGMDDRNNAKVIKAFVPLSEMFGYVTSLRTLSSGRATSSMEFEKYEAAPQNVAESVIEKARG
- the rpsJ gene encoding 30S ribosomal protein S10; its protein translation is MSQRIRIKLKSYDYNLVDKSAEKIVRTVKATGAVVNGPIPLPTNKRIFTVLRSPHVNKKAREQFQLSAHKRLMDIYSSSSKTVDALMKLELPSGVDVEIKV
- the rplC gene encoding 50S ribosomal protein L3, with protein sequence MSGIIGKKIGMTSLFDENGKNMPCTVIQAGPCSVLQVRTVEKDGYKSAQLGFDDKSEKNVGKALAGHFKKAGSTPKAKLVEFYHEFVDKLNVGDEVKVDLFAEGEFVDVTGTSKGKGFQGVVKRHNFGGVMQATHGQHNRLRAPGSIGAGSDPSRVFKGMRMAGRMGGKQVTVQNLQVLKVDQEQNLLVVKGAVPGAKNSYVIIRKWN
- the rplD gene encoding 50S ribosomal protein L4 is translated as MELVVFNTSGKETGRTVELDEAIFGIEPNQHAVYLEVKQYLAAQRQGTHKSKERSEITASTRKLKKQKGSGSARYGDIKSPTFKGGGRVFGPKPRDYRFKLNKALKRLAKKSVLSQKMRDNSIKVLEAFNFDAPKTKEFINLNNALGFEGKKSLYILPEANKNVYLSSRNLPKTKVLTYNEISSYDLVHAGEIVFLEGAIEKFQENLRK
- the rplW gene encoding 50S ribosomal protein L23 codes for the protein MSVIIKPIISEKANYLTDLRGAYSFFVNTKANKIQIKNAVEQAYGVKVADVRTMIYAPKVSSKYTKKGLQVGKTNKLKKAVVSLAEGEVIDIFAV